In Candidatus Eisenbacteria bacterium, the sequence TCTCGAGATCGAGCTTCGAGGTGTCGATCCGCCGGACTGGCACCGTCTGCTCGATCTTGCTTCCCCACTCCTCGTACCGCCGCTCGAGACGCTCCAGGTAGGCGGCGTCGACGTGCCGTTCGTACGGCCTGTCCCGCCGGCGTATCCGCTCCAGCAGGACATCGGTCGGGGCGGTGAGGAGAAGGATCAGGTCGGGAGGACGGACGGTCGTCAGGAGAGTCTCGTAGAGGGCCCGGTAGTTCTGGTAGTCGCGGTCGCTCAGCATGCCGAGGTCCCGCAAGGTGGGCGCGAAGATCTCGCCGTCCTCGTAGAGGGTCCGATCCTGGATCAGCGACCTGCCGGCGGCGACACAGGTCTGCATCGCCCGGAAGCGCTCCGAGAGGAAGAAGACCT encodes:
- a CDS encoding deoxynucleoside kinase; the protein is MDVSGASGRGIYVGICGNIGVGKTRLTRVLSERLGWEAFYEPVIANPYLEDFYADMARYAFHLQVFFLSERFRAMQTCVAAGRSLIQDRTLYEDGEIFAPTLRDLGMLSDRDYQNYRALYETLLTTVRPPDLILLLTAPTDVLLERIRRRDRPYERHVDAAYLERLERRYEEWGSKIEQTVPVRRIDTSKLDLEKGDGSLERIVADLTAWARGEG